Proteins from a genomic interval of Lycium ferocissimum isolate CSIRO_LF1 chromosome 2, AGI_CSIRO_Lferr_CH_V1, whole genome shotgun sequence:
- the LOC132048026 gene encoding uncharacterized protein LOC132048026, producing the protein MQKSGGASSTVAAGATNAAITFGPSATNAVATACPSATNAATTGTTAATLGASSTVGTGARGGGRDGASGATTSAAVTLAIAGVTTAATSSQPTQSSTQQSTITAGLKKKTYSVKSGRANRG; encoded by the coding sequence ATGCAGAAAAGTGGTGGTGCTTCATCAACTGTTGCTGCTGGTGCAACCAACGCAGCAATAACTTTTGGTCCTAGTGCAACCAATGCAGTAGCAACTGCTTGTCCTAGTGCAACTAATGCAGCAACAACTGGTACAACTGCTGCAACTTTGGGTGCTTCATCAACTGTTGGTACTGGTGCAAGAGGTGGTGGAAGAGATGGTGCAAGTGGTGCCACAACAAGTGCTGCAGTAACTTTAGCAATAGCTGGTGTAACAACTGCTGCAACAAGTTCTCAACCAACTCAATCAAGCACCCAACAATCAACTATTACTGCAGGTCTAAAGAAGAAGACTTATTCAGTTAAAAGTGGTAGGGCAAATCGTGGGTAG